CATCCTTTAACGGTGTAGTCAGACCTTTTCCTTTTCTCTCATCATGCTCCACAAGAGAAGGCTTATTCACATTCACGAAAAAGGCTGTAACTGCAAAAACCGATATTGGCACAACCCAAATTAAATAAACGTATCTCCAATCAAACCAACTTAGAATAAGTCCTAATGTAATAGGCCCGAGAGAAATTCCAAAAGTACCGCTTGCACCGTGAAAACCTAACCCCCTACTTAAGAAATCTGAAGATGAAATGCTGCTGGTCGCACTCAAAGCTGGCGGATGATAAAAGGTTGATGCCAGAGCAGTTAAGGAAAAACATAGAACGATAATCTCCACCGTAGGAAATAACATTATCAAAGAAGCAGCAAGCACTTCCAGAAATAGACTGAACGATATAAGCTTCGTGTGACTCAAGCGATCAGCAAGCAAACCACTCGGAACTGAAAAAATTAGTGAGAAGGCTCGAGGGAGAGATACAATAATGCTTGCAATGACAATAGATAACCTATATTCACTAATTAGAATAGGTAAAAGAGCAAGGGGGAGATTTGTGTAGACATGAAGCAAAGTGTGAGAACCACATAAAAAAAGCAATCTAAGCTTAAAATCCCCCTTTACCACAAGTCCACCAGATGCAGATATGGAGTCTGATCTATCCCACAATATAAACTCTTTAGCACAATAACGCGTGCGCTTGAAACACTACATTCAAGTCTCTCTGTAATGATGGTTTGAATATACTAGAAGGTCGTATGAGCTTAACTAGGTTGCATGTAGCCATAAACTTTCTAAGTTTATAATTTTCTAACAGCATGCATGCATATCGTTTAGTATCTTTTCTAGAGCTTATTGAAGCTTGTTATCTTCTCAAGAGGCTTCCTTCTTTTTTGGTGGTGTTTCTCACTGGGATATCCAAAATAAACAAGCGCTACGACTCTCCAATTGTCAGAAATGTTTAACAGTCGTTTGACCTTGTCTTCGTTGAAGCTTCCTATCCAACATGATCCGACTCCCATAACCCAAGCAGTAATGACCATGTTCTGTAATGCAATTGAAGTCCCAATAATAGACCATTTTCTATTAAGAAACCTCATATTTGCACATCCGACGACGGTAATTGGTGAATCTTTGATATGCTTGGTGAAGAGTCGTTTGGGTAACTCTTTTTTGATCTCATATTCGGTTAAAACGATGAAGTGCAATGGTTTCTATTCATTGCTGATG
This portion of the Candidatus Bathyarchaeota archaeon genome encodes:
- a CDS encoding MFS transporter; translated protein: MVKGDFKLRLLFLCGSHTLLHVYTNLPLALLPILISEYRLSIVIASIIVSLPRAFSLIFSVPSGLLADRLSHTKLISFSLFLEVLAASLIMLFPTVEIIVLCFSLTALASTFYHPPALSATSSISSSDFLSRGLGFHGASGTFGISLGPITLGLILSWFDWRYVYLIWVVPISVFAVTAFFVNVNKPSLVEHDERKGKGLTTPLKDVLSVTFLSFLLLMLFRSAADGTISTYLTTYLTGSKGLDASLASIIFGLSPLIGLTSVIIGGYAGDKLGWRRSLTLIVSTVTIALFCMFVSTSTIQTVVFYLAYGFFNIMTMPITTSLVAKIIPPKSRGTAYSLQFIPMSIIGIVMPIILGVLINFLEIWIIFPMAIVFYIIALVITQVLKM
- a CDS encoding nitroreductase family protein — its product is MHFIVLTEYEIKKELPKRLFTKHIKDSPITVVGCANMRFLNRKWSIIGTSIALQNMVITAWVMGVGSCWIGSFNEDKVKRLLNISDNWRVVALVYFGYPSEKHHQKRRKPLEKITSFNKL